A DNA window from Suncus etruscus isolate mSunEtr1 chromosome 8, mSunEtr1.pri.cur, whole genome shotgun sequence contains the following coding sequences:
- the LOC126015711 gene encoding LOW QUALITY PROTEIN: single-stranded DNA-binding protein, mitochondrial-like (The sequence of the model RefSeq protein was modified relative to this genomic sequence to represent the inferred CDS: substituted 1 base at 1 genomic stop codon) has translation MFRRPVLQVLHQFVRHQSEVTSSSLVLERSLNRVQLLGRGGQDPVMRQVEGKNPVAIFSLATNXMWKSGENEAYQMGDVSQKTTWHRISVFRPGLRDVAYQYVKKGSRIFVEGKVDYGEYTDKNNVRRQATTIIADNIIFLSDQTKEKE, from the coding sequence ATGTTTCGAAGACCTGTATTACAGGTGCTTCACCAGTTTGTAAGACACCAATCTGAGGTAACAAGCAGCAGCTTGGTTCTTGAGCGCTCTCTGAATCGTGTGCAGTTACTTGGACGAGGGGGCCAGGATCCTGTGATGAGACAAGTGGAAGGAAAAAACCCAGTCGCGATATTTTCTCTAGCAACAAATTAGATGTGGAAATCGGGAGAAAATGAAGCATATCAGATGGGTGATGTCAGTCAAAAGACAACGTGGCATAGAATATCAGTATTCCGGCCAGGCCTCCGAGATGTGGCATATCAGTATGTGAAAAAGGGGTCTCGAATATTTGTGGAAGGGAAAGTAGACTATGGTGAATATACAGATAAAAACAATGTGAGGcgacaagcaacaacaattataGCTGATAACATTATATTTCTGAGTGACCAGACCAAAGAGAAGGAATAG